The following are from one region of the Ruficoccus sp. ZRK36 genome:
- a CDS encoding prepilin-type N-terminal cleavage/methylation domain-containing protein has protein sequence MSPMISRTFRRPAFSLVELLAVIAVVAILSALLMTGVGHVRENMASTHCLSNLRRLQMANITYANSNPQRMYVPTFSNGSEVASSGRVLWHSNDAFLPFLEVEKFTDRSNWPPTFWPDEYICPMATVEGGRIDRCYASNWTDMPFGRSYNALGAVAAVRVTDVIRPGEVIAFVDAPNWLVNYPFNEYVGEITTNNAIGYRHKGKANVVFYDGHVDSYPPEILENTPSMWQISH, from the coding sequence ATGTCCCCGATGATTTCACGCACGTTCAGGCGCCCGGCTTTCTCCCTGGTCGAGCTTTTGGCCGTGATCGCAGTGGTCGCGATTCTTTCTGCGCTGCTCATGACCGGTGTCGGACACGTGCGGGAAAACATGGCGAGCACTCACTGCCTCTCGAACCTGCGCCGCCTCCAGATGGCGAACATCACCTACGCGAATTCGAATCCGCAGCGTATGTATGTGCCGACATTCAGCAACGGCTCCGAAGTCGCCTCGTCGGGGCGCGTCCTGTGGCACAGTAACGACGCCTTTCTACCGTTCCTCGAAGTCGAAAAGTTCACCGACAGGTCTAACTGGCCGCCGACCTTCTGGCCGGATGAATACATCTGCCCGATGGCGACCGTCGAGGGGGGGCGTATCGACCGCTGCTATGCCTCGAACTGGACGGATATGCCCTTTGGCCGTAGCTATAATGCTCTGGGCGCGGTGGCCGCAGTCCGGGTGACGGATGTGATTCGCCCCGGCGAGGTGATTGCCTTCGTCGATGCTCCCAACTGGCTCGTGAATTACCCCTTTAACGAGTATGTGGGAGAGATCACCACGAACAACGCGATCGGGTATCGTCACAAGGGAAAGGCCAATGTCGTTTTTTATGACGGGCACGTAGACAGCTACCCGCCCGAGATTCTGGAGAACACTCCATCCATGTGGCAAATCAGCCACTGA